GAATCCAGCGGTCCGCCCCAGACCTAAATTTCACTGGTGAAATTTCTTGACAATCTGCCCGCCGATGCGTTTGGTAGCGCTAACATAATCGGCACAAGGATCGGGGAAGCCGGTCCGGCGGGGGAAATTTGAATATCGTCGAAAGCCTTCCCGAGGACTGGCGCGAGGCCCTGCTTATCGGGCGCGTCGCGGGGTCTGACGGTCCCATTCCCATCCTGGTCCGTAACGGCCGCGTGCTGGACGTTTCGGCCCGCGCACCGACAACGGCCGAGGCCTTGGCCAGGGATGATCTGGCCACGATGGACGGCGTCGACCTGGGGGCGATCGACACCCTGACCTTCAGGACGGACTGGTCCGAGGAGGAGGGGTTCCATCTTCTGTCGCCGCTCGATCTTCAGTGCATCAAGGCCTCTGGCGTTACTTTCGCGGTGTCGGCCCTGGAGCGAGTGATCGAAGAGCGGGCCCGCGGCGACGCAGAGGCGGCCAATCTGATCCGCGAGGGGCTGAAGGCCCGTATCGGTGGCGATCTGAAAGATCTCCGGCCGGGGTCAGAGCAAGCCGAGGCGGTCAAGGCGACCCTCATCGCGGACGGGCTCTGGTCCCAGTATCTGGAAGTCGCGATCGGCCCCTATGCGGAGATCTTCACCAAGGCCCCTGTCATGGCCTCGGTCGGGTGGGGCGCGGCGGTGGGGGTTCGGGCCGACTCGGCCTGGAACAACCCCGAACCTGAAGTGGTGGTGATCTGCGATCCCAGGGGGCGTGCCGTGGGCGCGGCCCTGGGCAACGACGTCAACCTGCGTGACATCGAGGGGCGATCGGCCCTGCTGCTGGGCAAGGCCAAGGACAACAATGCCTCGGCGGCGATCGGGCCGTTCATCCGCCTGTTCGATGCCGGTTTCGGCATGGACGACGTGCGCCGGGCGAAGGTGAAGCTGGTGGTCGAGGGTGAGGACGGCTTCCGGCTGGAGGGCGAAAGCTCGATGTCGCTGATCAGCCGTGACCCGGAAGACCTGATCGCCCAGACCCTGAGCGGGCATCAGTATCCCGACGGCTTCGCCCTTTATCTCGGCACAATGTTCGCTCCGGTCGAGGATCGTGACGCTCCCGGCAAGGGGTTCACTCACAAGCTCGGCGACAGGGTTCGGGTGTCATCCGAGCGTCTGGGCGTGCTGGACAATATCGTCACCACCTGCGACCGCGCCGCGCCCTGGACCATGGGCGTGGGTGAGCTGATGCGTAATCTGGCCGCGCGCGGCCTGCTCGGAGTACCCGCATGACCGATGCGATCTATCCTTCGCTGAAAGGGCGTCTGGTCGTGGTTACGGGGGGTGGATCGGGCATCGGCGCGGGCATCGTCGAGGCGTTTGCCCGTCAGGGCGCGCGGGTGGTCTTCTTTGATGTGGCGACCGAGGACTCGGAAGCCCTGGCGGCTTCATTGTCCGACCTCGACCCGGCCCCCCTGTTCCACTGGTGCGACCTGACCGGCGTGGAGTCGTTGCAGGCGTGTCTGGCCGATGTGATTGCCAGCCATGGCCCGATCGACGTGCTGATCAACAATGCCGCAAATGACGACCGCCACAGCCTGGCCGAGGTCACGCCGGACTATTGGGACGACCGGATCGCGGTCAACCTGCGTCACCTCTACTTTGCGGCACAGTCCGTTGCCCCTGCCATGCGCCTCCAGGGCCGCGGGGTCATCCTGAACCTCGGGTCGATCAGCTGGCACCTGGGACTGCCGGACCTGTCGCTTTATGAAACGGCCAAGGCCGGAATCGAGGGGATGACGCGGGCGCTGGCGCGCGAACTGGGAGCCGATGGCGTCAGGGTGGCGTGCATCGTGCCGGGCAATGTGAAGACCCCACGCCAGATGAAGTGGTACACGCCAGAAGGCGAGGCCGAGATTGTCGATGCGCAATGCCTGAAGGGCCGAATCGAGCCTCGGGACGTCGCCGCCCTGGCGCTGTTCCTGGCCTCGGACGATGCGCGCTTCATCACCGGACATGAGTATTTCGTGGACGCCGGCTGGCGATAGGCGAAAACGACAGATCAAACTGCTCGCGTCAGACGGGCTGGAAACGAGGGAAGAAAACGAGATGGCAGGACCGACGGGGGGCTCCGGCCCGGATATCGCGGGCACCGACCGCGTAAATATGGCGTTCATCGCCCTGATCGTGGCCGTGGCCACTATTGGCGGCTTCATGTTCGGATATGATTCCGGCGTGATCAACGGGACGCAGGACGGGCTGGAACAAGCCTTCAACCTGTCGGCCCTGGGCACCGGGTTCAACGTGGGGGCGATCCTGCTGGGCTGTGCCTTCGGGGCCTTCGCTGCGGGCCGTCTGGCGGATGCGATCGGCCGCCGCACGGTCATGCAGATCTCGGCCATCCTGTTCATCGTCTCGGCGGTTTGGGCGGGAGCGGCAGACAGCTCGGCTCACTTCATCATCGCGCGCTTCATCGGCGGCCTGGGTGTCGGAGCGGCCTCGGTGCTGTCGCCGGCCTATATTTCGGAAGTCACTCCGGCTTCGATCCGGGGCCGACTGTCCAGCGTTCAGCAGATCATGATCATCACCGGCCTGACGGGGGCGTTCGTCGCCAACTACTGGCTGGCCAGTACCGCTGGCGGGTCGACCGCCGAGTTCTGGATGGGCTTTCCTGCCTGGCGCTGGATGTTCTGGCTACAGGTTGTCCCGGCCGCCATCTATCTGTTGGCCCTGCTGGTGATCCCTGAAAGCCCACGGTATCTGGTGGTCAAGAAGAAGGACGCGGCGGCCCAGGCCGTGCTGTCCAAACTGTTCGGCGCTACCGCCGGTGCTCGCAAGGTCGATGAGATCCGCGCCTCTCTAGCCTCGGACCACAAGCCCAAATTCTCTGACCTTCTGGACCCGATCACCAAGAAGGTTCGGCCCATCGTCTGGGCGGGTCTGATCCTGGCCGTGTTCCAGCAACTGGTCGGCATCAACATCGTCTTCTACTACGGTGCCGTGCTGTGGCAGTCGGTCGGCTTCTCCGAGAACGACGCGTTGCAGATCAATATCCTGTCGGGCGTGCTGTCGATCGTGGCCTGCCTGGGTGCCATCTCGGTCATCGACAAGATCGGCCGCAAGCCGCTGCTGCTGATCGGCTCGGCGGGCATGTTCGTGACACTGGCTGTTGTGGCCTGGTGCTTCTCTCGCGCGGCGCTGGTGGATGGCAACTTGCAGCTGGACGACCAGACCGGCCTGATCGCCCTGATCTCGGCCAACGCCTATGTGGTCTTCTTCAACCTCAGCTGGGGCCCGGTGATGTGGGTCATGCTGGGCGAGATGTTCCCCAACCAGATGCGGGGTTCGGCCCTGGCGGTGGCCGGTTTCGCCCAGTGGATCGCCAACTTTGCCATTTCGGTCAGCTTCCCCTGGATGGCAGCGACCCTCGGTCTTGTGGTGACCTACGGCTTCTATGCGGTCAGCGCCCTGATCTCCTATTTCCTGGTTCAGGCCTGGGTGAAGGAAACGCGGGGCCGCGAACTGGAAGACATGACCGGCTGATTTCTCGACCGGTCGACCCCATATGCCCAGAACGGGCGGCGCTCCCCCGCCGCCCGTTCATTTCATGACGAAGGACGCGCACCATGACGGACACCCTGGAACTGTCGCACTGGATCGGCGGCGAAAAGGTGGGCGGCGATCGCCCAGGACGCAGCCTCAATCCGTCCGACACGCGCGACGTCGTGGCCCATTCGCCCGAGGGCGGAGCCGCCGAGGTTGATCAGGCTGTCTCGGCCGCTCGGGATGCCTTCACAGGCTGGTCCGAAGCCTCGCCCGAAGTTCGGTTCGATGTGCTGGACAAGGCGGGCTCGCTGATCATGGAGCGCCGCGAGCAGATCGGTCGTCTGCTGTCGCGCGAAGAGGGCAAGACCCTGCCTGAGGGCATCGGCGAGACGGTGCGCGCCGCCCGCATCCTGAAGTATTTCGCGGGCGAGGCTCTGCGGCTGCATGGCCAGAACCTGACCTCGACGCGTCCCGGGGTAGAGGTGCAGACCTATCGCCAGCCCGTCGGCGTGTTTGGCCTGATCACCCCCTGGAACTTCCCCATCGCCATTCCGGCCTGGAAGATCGCCCCGGCCATTGCGTTCGGAAACACCGTGGTCATCAAGCCCGCCGGCCCGACCCCGGCCACGGCCGAGGCGCTGATTGCGGTCCTGCATGAGGCGGGACTGCCGGCGGGTGTCGTGAACATGATCATCGGCGACGGCGACGTCGGCCGGGCCATCGTGGCGCACAAGGATATCGTGGGCATCAGCTTCACCGGCTCGCAGGGCGTCGGTGCGGGCGTGGCCGAGGGGGCGATGAAGCGCCAGGCGCGCGTGCAGCTGGAAATGGGCGGCAAGAACCCGCTGATCGTGCTGGACGACGCCGACCTGGACCGGGCGGTTCAGATCGCCCTGGACGGCTCCTTCTTTGCGACCGGCCAGCGGTGCACCGCCTCCAGCCGCCTGATCGTTCAGGACGGCATTCATGACCGCTTCGTCGCGGCCCTGGGCGAGAAGGTGGCGGCGCTGCGCGTCGGCGACGCCCTGGACCCTAATACCCAGATGGGTCCGGCGGTCAGCGAGAGCCAGCGCGAAACCTCCTATGACTATATCGCCATCGCGCGCGAAGCCGGGGGCCGGGTGGTCACCGGCGGCGAGCGCCTGACGCTGGACAAGCCGGGCTGGTACGTCCAGCCGACCCTGATCGCGGACACTCTGCCGGACGCGCGGATCAACAATGAAGAGGTCTTCGGGCCCGTCGCCTCGACCCTGCGGGTCAAGTCGTACGAGGAGGCACTGGAGATCGCCAACGGAGTGGAGTTCGGCCTGTCGGCGGGCATTGTGACCCAGTCCCTGAAGCACGCGCGAGACTTCCAGCGCCGGGCGAAAGCCGGGATGACCATGGTCAACCTGCCGACGGCGGGCGTGGACTATCACGTGCCCTTCGGAGGGTCGAAAAAGTCCAGCTATGGCCCGCGCGAGCAGGGCTTTGCGGCGGCCGACTTCTATACGCAGATCAAGACCAGCTATTCGGCGGGGTAGGATGACCGAACCGGTTCTCATCTGGGACCTGCAGGCCGAGCTGGGCGAAGGGCCGGTCTGGGATGCGGCGCGTTCCTGTGTCTGGTTCGTCGACATCAAGGGGCGGCGGCTGCACCGCTATGTGCCCGCCAGCGGCGAGAAGACCTCCTGGGACGCACCGGACCAGATCGGCTTTGCCCTGCCGGCCGAGGACGGCTCGCTGATCTGCGGCGTGCGCGGGGGTCTTCATCGGTTCGACGTCGAGGCCGGTGATTTCTCCCTGTTTCACCCGGTGGAGGTGGACCGTCCGCAGAACCGGCTGAACGACGGCTTCGTCTCGCCGGACGGTGCGCTTTGGTTCGGGTCGATGGACGACAGCGAGACAGAGACGTCCGGAGCCCTGTATCGCTGGTTCAGGGGCGAGCTGGAGCGGCACGACGACGGCTATGGCGTCACCAACGGCCCCTGCCTCAGCCCCGATGGCCGGACGTTGTATCACCACGACACCCTGGCCAAGACGATCCTGGCTTTCGACCATTCAGACGGGGTGCTGTCCAATCGGCGCGTCTTTGCCGTCACCGAAGATGGCTATGCCGACGGCCCCAGCATGGATGCCGAGGGCGTGCTGCATGTTGGCCTGTTTAGCGGCTGGGGCGTGGCGCGTTTTGCGCCGTCGGGCCAACGGATCGGCACGATCAGACTGCCGGTCCAGACGGTGACCAAGGCGGCGTTCGGCGGGCCGGATCTGCGGGACCTGTACTGCACTACAGCCTGGCTGGGGAATGCCGACAAGCGGATCGAGCAGCCGACCCTGGGCGGGCTGTATCATGTTCGGGTCCAGACGCCGGGACTGCCCCAGAGCCTGATCCGCCTGTGATCACGCTGCGGGCCGGGTCATGGATGGCGACCGTCTCTCCCGAACTGGGCGGGGCGATCCTGAGCCTCGATAACGCCGGGGTGGCGGTCTTCCGGCCGACACCGGACGGAACGGGTGAGGTGCTGCAAACGGCGTGCTTCCCCCTGGTGCCCTATGTCAACCGGATCGCCGATGCCCGGTTCAGTCATGGCGGATGCGATGTCACCCTGCCGACCTTGGCGCAGTTCGCACCGCATGCCCTGCACGGCGACGGCTGGCTGCGGGCATGGTCGGTCGATACGGTCGAGGCGGCTCGTGTCGTGCTGACGCTTGAAGGCGGCGAAGACCACTGGCCCTGGGCCTGGACCGCCGTCCAGACCATTGAACTGACGGGTGACGGGCTCCGCATCGATCTGTCCATGACCAACCGGGCTCAGACGGACGCTCCCGCAGGCCTTGGGCTCCACCCCTATTTCGTCAGGGGTCGAGATACGCGGCTCTCGTTCCGCGCCGACGCGGTCTGGCTGGCCGATGCGCGCGAAATCCCTGAGCGACTGGCCCCGGCCGATGCGGTGATGGACTGGTCGGGCGGACCCAAGGTTTCGGACGCCCCCTTCGTCGATCACGCCTATGCAGGCTGGGACGGGCAGGCCGTCGTGGGCGACGGTGACCGGCGCATCGTGATGATTGCCTCTGACAACTGTCGCTGGGCCCAGGTCTATGCCCCCACGGGCGAGGACTTTGTCTGCGTGGAGCCGATGTCTCATCGCCCCGATGCAGTGCATGCGCCGGCCGGGGAGGACCCGGGCCTCGCCGTGCTGAAGCCGGGCGAGACCCTGTCGATCTGGATGACGGTCGGGATCGAGGGCTGACGGCCCGCCTCAGTGGTTGTCGCGAGGCAGTCCCAGGGTGTCGACGATCCGGTGGTATTTGACGGCGGGTTCCAGCGCGGCGCCGGTTTCCAGTTCACCGACCATCGAGCGTTGCACCTCCTGCCAGGGCGTCTGCGAGGCCGGATAGCGGTAGCCTCCTGCCGCCTCAAAGACCGCGCGGCGACGGGCCATCTCGGCCTCGTCGATCAAAACATCGACCCGGCGTGTGTTCAGGTCGATCCGCATCCGATCGCCCGTCTGCAACAGGGCGATGTTGCCCCCCGTGGCCGCTTCGGGAGAGGCATTGAGGATAGACGGCGAGCCCGACGTGCCGGACTGGCGGCCGTCACCGATGCAGGGCAGGGCCAGCACGCCCTGTTTGATCAGATAGGCCGGCGGTCGCATGTTGACGACCTCCGCAGCCCCGGGATGCCCCACCGGCCCGGCGCCTCGCATCACCAGGATACTGTCAGGCGTGATTTTCTGGGACGGGTCGTCGATCCGGTGGTGATAGTCCTCCGGTCCGTCAAACACGACGACGTTGCCGGTGAAGGCATCCGGGCTGGCCGGGTCGGACAGATAGCGGTCGCGGAACTCGGTCGAGATCACGCTGGTCTTCATCACCGCGCTGTCGAAGACATTGCCCGACAGGATTAGGAAGCCGGCATCCTCGACTAAGGCGGTCTCAAAGCTGCGAATGACGTCAGGCAAGACAGCGGTGGCGTCGCGGCAGTTGTCGCCCATGGTCCGGCCGTTGACGGTCAGGGCATCCTCATGGATCAGGCCGTGGCGCATCAGTTCGGCGACCACCACCGGCACGCCCCCGGCCTGATGGAAGTCTTCGCCCAGATAGGTGCCTGCGGGCTGGAGGTTCACCAGCAAGGGGACCTTGTGGCCCACCTCTTCCCAGA
The genomic region above belongs to Brevundimonas vitisensis and contains:
- a CDS encoding fumarylacetoacetate hydrolase family protein, which produces MNIVESLPEDWREALLIGRVAGSDGPIPILVRNGRVLDVSARAPTTAEALARDDLATMDGVDLGAIDTLTFRTDWSEEEGFHLLSPLDLQCIKASGVTFAVSALERVIEERARGDAEAANLIREGLKARIGGDLKDLRPGSEQAEAVKATLIADGLWSQYLEVAIGPYAEIFTKAPVMASVGWGAAVGVRADSAWNNPEPEVVVICDPRGRAVGAALGNDVNLRDIEGRSALLLGKAKDNNASAAIGPFIRLFDAGFGMDDVRRAKVKLVVEGEDGFRLEGESSMSLISRDPEDLIAQTLSGHQYPDGFALYLGTMFAPVEDRDAPGKGFTHKLGDRVRVSSERLGVLDNIVTTCDRAAPWTMGVGELMRNLAARGLLGVPA
- a CDS encoding SDR family NAD(P)-dependent oxidoreductase, yielding MTDAIYPSLKGRLVVVTGGGSGIGAGIVEAFARQGARVVFFDVATEDSEALAASLSDLDPAPLFHWCDLTGVESLQACLADVIASHGPIDVLINNAANDDRHSLAEVTPDYWDDRIAVNLRHLYFAAQSVAPAMRLQGRGVILNLGSISWHLGLPDLSLYETAKAGIEGMTRALARELGADGVRVACIVPGNVKTPRQMKWYTPEGEAEIVDAQCLKGRIEPRDVAALALFLASDDARFITGHEYFVDAGWR
- a CDS encoding sugar porter family MFS transporter; translation: MAGPTGGSGPDIAGTDRVNMAFIALIVAVATIGGFMFGYDSGVINGTQDGLEQAFNLSALGTGFNVGAILLGCAFGAFAAGRLADAIGRRTVMQISAILFIVSAVWAGAADSSAHFIIARFIGGLGVGAASVLSPAYISEVTPASIRGRLSSVQQIMIITGLTGAFVANYWLASTAGGSTAEFWMGFPAWRWMFWLQVVPAAIYLLALLVIPESPRYLVVKKKDAAAQAVLSKLFGATAGARKVDEIRASLASDHKPKFSDLLDPITKKVRPIVWAGLILAVFQQLVGINIVFYYGAVLWQSVGFSENDALQINILSGVLSIVACLGAISVIDKIGRKPLLLIGSAGMFVTLAVVAWCFSRAALVDGNLQLDDQTGLIALISANAYVVFFNLSWGPVMWVMLGEMFPNQMRGSALAVAGFAQWIANFAISVSFPWMAATLGLVVTYGFYAVSALISYFLVQAWVKETRGRELEDMTG
- a CDS encoding aldehyde dehydrogenase family protein, encoding MTDTLELSHWIGGEKVGGDRPGRSLNPSDTRDVVAHSPEGGAAEVDQAVSAARDAFTGWSEASPEVRFDVLDKAGSLIMERREQIGRLLSREEGKTLPEGIGETVRAARILKYFAGEALRLHGQNLTSTRPGVEVQTYRQPVGVFGLITPWNFPIAIPAWKIAPAIAFGNTVVIKPAGPTPATAEALIAVLHEAGLPAGVVNMIIGDGDVGRAIVAHKDIVGISFTGSQGVGAGVAEGAMKRQARVQLEMGGKNPLIVLDDADLDRAVQIALDGSFFATGQRCTASSRLIVQDGIHDRFVAALGEKVAALRVGDALDPNTQMGPAVSESQRETSYDYIAIAREAGGRVVTGGERLTLDKPGWYVQPTLIADTLPDARINNEEVFGPVASTLRVKSYEEALEIANGVEFGLSAGIVTQSLKHARDFQRRAKAGMTMVNLPTAGVDYHVPFGGSKKSSYGPREQGFAAADFYTQIKTSYSAG
- a CDS encoding SMP-30/gluconolactonase/LRE family protein; its protein translation is MTEPVLIWDLQAELGEGPVWDAARSCVWFVDIKGRRLHRYVPASGEKTSWDAPDQIGFALPAEDGSLICGVRGGLHRFDVEAGDFSLFHPVEVDRPQNRLNDGFVSPDGALWFGSMDDSETETSGALYRWFRGELERHDDGYGVTNGPCLSPDGRTLYHHDTLAKTILAFDHSDGVLSNRRVFAVTEDGYADGPSMDAEGVLHVGLFSGWGVARFAPSGQRIGTIRLPVQTVTKAAFGGPDLRDLYCTTAWLGNADKRIEQPTLGGLYHVRVQTPGLPQSLIRL
- a CDS encoding aldose 1-epimerase produces the protein MATVSPELGGAILSLDNAGVAVFRPTPDGTGEVLQTACFPLVPYVNRIADARFSHGGCDVTLPTLAQFAPHALHGDGWLRAWSVDTVEAARVVLTLEGGEDHWPWAWTAVQTIELTGDGLRIDLSMTNRAQTDAPAGLGLHPYFVRGRDTRLSFRADAVWLADAREIPERLAPADAVMDWSGGPKVSDAPFVDHAYAGWDGQAVVGDGDRRIVMIASDNCRWAQVYAPTGEDFVCVEPMSHRPDAVHAPAGEDPGLAVLKPGETLSIWMTVGIEG
- a CDS encoding IlvD/Edd family dehydratase, which codes for MTDKPKQSLRSRAWFDNPDNPDMTALYLERYLNYGLTLDELRSGRPIIGIAQTGSDLAPCNRHHIELAKRVREGIREAGGICLEFPVHPIQETGKRPTAGLDRNLAYMGLVELLYGYPLDGVVLTIGCDKTTPACLMAAATVDIPAIALSVGPMLNGWHKGERVGSGTIIWKAREMMAAGEIDYEQFIDLVATSAPSVGYCNTMGTATTMNSLAEALGMSLPGSASIPAPYRERPQIAYLTGKRIVEMVHEDLKPSRILTRQAFENAIVVNSAIGGSTNAPVHLTALARHSGVDLPLQVWEEVGHKVPLLVNLQPAGTYLGEDFHQAGGVPVVVAELMRHGLIHEDALTVNGRTMGDNCRDATAVLPDVIRSFETALVEDAGFLILSGNVFDSAVMKTSVISTEFRDRYLSDPASPDAFTGNVVVFDGPEDYHHRIDDPSQKITPDSILVMRGAGPVGHPGAAEVVNMRPPAYLIKQGVLALPCIGDGRQSGTSGSPSILNASPEAATGGNIALLQTGDRMRIDLNTRRVDVLIDEAEMARRRAVFEAAGGYRYPASQTPWQEVQRSMVGELETGAALEPAVKYHRIVDTLGLPRDNH